The Desulfobacterales bacterium sequence AATTATATGAGAATTATTATCCTTTAAATGGCAAAAAAATTTAGTCTGCTACGCTTGGGCCCCTTCCTGGCATGCCGGGCACAGCCCGAAAAAATCCAGTCGGTGATTGAGAATCTTAAAACCGGTTTCTTCAATCAATTCCCGGGTGACATCATTTAAACTTTCCAGATCCGGATCGATGATTTTTTTGCAGCCGGTGCAAACCAGATGCGGATGGGGGTGCGGATTGTTGCCGTCATAGCGGCTGCTGTCGTGGCTGAAACCCAGCTCCAGGACCTCTCCCAAATCTC is a genomic window containing:
- a CDS encoding transcriptional repressor, giving the protein MADSEKRLNTMINKLRDNNCRITPQRLAILKVLAASEGHPSVEKIYEQVRQTFPTTSLATVYKNVSTLRDLGEVLELGFSHDSSRYDGNNPHPHPHLVCTGCKKIIDPDLESLNDVTRELIEETGFKILNHRLDFFGLCPACQEGAQA